Within the Methanolinea sp. genome, the region CGCCCGTCCCGGATTGCGCCGCTCGATCCCACCCGCTCCCGGCAGGCAGAACCCCGGGGGATCGTCTCGTGCAGCGCGGGGCTCCCGGACCACGTGACAGAGAGGCAGGCCGCCGCGGCATCGCGCGTTCTCCACGAGGCAACGAAGTTGGAGTTCCCCGTGGAGAGGGATGTCCGTCCCGGGCCGGGGACAGGGAGTTCCGTGACGGCGTGGATGGGCTGGAAGGGGGGGACCGCGCTCGGGAAGCCGGGGTACCGCGCGGAGCGGGTCGGCAGCGACGCGGCATCGGCCCTCCTCGCGGAACTCGGTGCCGGCGGCCTCGTCGACAAGTACCTCGCCGACCAGCTGCTGGTCTACTGTGCACTGGCAGGGGGATCCTTTACCACCCACGCGTGCACCCTCCACGCGAGGACGGTGTGCTGGGTGCTGGGACTCTTTGGGTTCCGCGTGCGCGTCACGGAAGGAGAGACGGTGACCTTTGCGGCAGAGAAGCAGAGTCCTTGACGCGACAGCATTCTTCCTCGATATCCCGCTCGAGGGCGAACTCCTCACGACGCCCGGAG harbors:
- the rtcA gene encoding RNA 3'-terminal phosphate cyclase; protein product: MLEVDGSTLEGGGQIVRTAVALSAITGKPCRIVKIRAGRREPGLGHQHIAAVRAVADLCDAEVSGCRAGSGEMTFIPGPLAERSVRVDVGTAGSIPLVLQAWLPVALAAGGEITVLGGTEVQRSPTIDYTARVLVPFLREHGADISLEIRQRGYYPRGGGEVSVRVRPSRIAPLDPTRSRQAEPRGIVSCSAGLPDHVTERQAAAASRVLHEATKLEFPVERDVRPGPGTGSSVTAWMGWKGGTALGKPGYRAERVGSDAASALLAELGAGGLVDKYLADQLLVYCALAGGSFTTHACTLHARTVCWVLGLFGFRVRVTEGETVTFAAEKQSP